A window of the Cicer arietinum cultivar CDC Frontier isolate Library 1 chromosome 6, Cicar.CDCFrontier_v2.0, whole genome shotgun sequence genome harbors these coding sequences:
- the LOC101495356 gene encoding histone-lysine N-methyltransferase ASHR2, producing the protein MSLNTPNSVLKVEQIQGRGRAIIASQPLKAGQIILVDSPILLYPASPFSSPFCHHCFKSSSSLLSCPNCNYHRFCNSTCLSNALNSSHSNWICNALSQLQRNSLLLQQPLERQLQARFLVAAYNLAINTPSNFQILLSLQGSENNDDATIASAHFLHPLISSFFSHPHTELFTLQLTSSLLAKDKLNAFGLMHPFSENDELRSVRAYGIYPNASFFNHDCLPNACRFDYVDVNPNDDRAFGCNNTDIIIRMIHDVPQGREICLSYFPVNENYSSRQKRLLEDYGFTCNCDRCNVESNWSDNESVEENGEEDEQEVMVMDDEEEEEQCENMEPSETDNNDFPHAYFFLKYMCDRTNCWGTLAPLPPKGNAVSNVMECNVCGKLKSDDDDFNVDNDKGLEGEVPMED; encoded by the coding sequence atgtcacTGAATACTCCAAATTCCGTTTTGAAGGTTGAACAAATCCAAGGTAGAGGAAGAGCAATCATAGCATCTCAACCTCTCAAAGCTGGCCAAATCATCCTCGTCGATTCTCCAATCCTCCTCTACCCTGCTTCTCCTTTCTCTTCTCCCTTCTGTCACCACTGCTTCAAATCCTCATCTTCACTTCTTTCTTGCCCTAATTGTAACTACCACCGATTTTGCAATTCAACTTGTCTCTCAAACGCTCTCAACTCCTCTCATTCAAATTGGATTTGCAATGCACTATCGCAACTCCAACGTAATTCTCTTCTCCTTCAACAACCTCTCGAACGACAACTCCAAGCTCGTTTTCTTGTCGCAGCTTACAATCTTGCTATTAACACCCCCtctaattttcaaattttgttatCTCTTCAAGGCTCTGAAAACAACGATGATGCAACTATTGCTTCGGCTCACTTCCTACACCCCCTTATTTCATCTTTCTTTTCGCACCCCCATACTGAATTGTTCACTTTACAATTAACTTCTTCGCTTCTTGCAAAGGATAAACTCAATGCTTTTGGTTTAATGCATCCTTTCTCTGAAAATGATGAACTTAGGTCTGTTAGAGCTTATGGTATTTACCCTAATGCTTCATTTTTTAACCACGATTGTCTTCCTAATGCTTGTAGATTTGATTATGTTGATGTTAACCCGAACGATGATCGGGCATTTGGATGTAATAATACTGACATTATTATTAGGATGATTCATGATGTTCCTCAAGGTAGGGAGATTTGTTTGAGTTATTTTCCTGTCAATGAAAACTATTCTAGTAGGCAGAAGAGATTGTTGGAAGACTATGGTTTCACATGTAATTGTGATAGATGTAATGTGGAATCGAATTGGTCGGATAATGAGAGTGTGGAAGAAAATGGCGAGGAGGATGAACAAGAGGTTATGGTTATGGATGATGAGGAGGAGGAAGAgcaatgtgaaaatatggaaccATCAGAAACTGATAATAATGATTTTCCACAtgcttatttttttttgaaatacatGTGTGATAGAACTAATTGTTGGGGAACTTTAGCTCCTTTACCACCAAAGGGTAATGCAGTATCTAATGTCATGGAATGTAATGTTTGTGGTAAATTGAAaagtgatgatgatgatttcaATGTTGATAATGATAAAGGGCTAGAAGGTGAAGTTCCCATGGAAGATTGA